One genomic window of Mauremys mutica isolate MM-2020 ecotype Southern chromosome 5, ASM2049712v1, whole genome shotgun sequence includes the following:
- the LOC123371536 gene encoding rho-related BTB domain-containing protein 2-like isoform X1 has product MDIDLDYERPNVETIKCVVVGDNAVGKTRLICARACNATLTQYQLLATHVPTVWAIDQYRVCQEVLERSRDVVDEVSVSLRLWDTFGDHHKDRRFAYGRSDVVVLCFSLANPNSLRHVKTMWYPEIKHFCPRTPIVLVGCQLDLRYADLEAVNRARRPLAKPIRPTDILPPERGHEVAKDLGVPYYETSVVAQFGVKDVFDNAIRAALISRRHLQFWKSHLKKMQRPLLQAPFLPPKPPPPVIHIPDPPTSGGQGPAALFCTPLCADVVFQLQGGHSVFAHRVYLATSCSKFYDLFTLAGSASQAQEPCGVERRAAKEPAARTKSLEMEKGLLGDGAQAPLRTSQSDDPLRLVPGEGQQLPGAGGQELSGWGRGFVSMQLELVQDPVTQRERQMTVVYMDCLVQPGPFRAVLEYLYTGHLDQGRADLMQVATIAELLEVFDLRMMVANVLNKESFMNQEITKAFHVRRANRIKECLGKGVFADVVFLVDDGSVPAHKPLLIAGCDWMVAMFCGNFRESYAPEVSLPGTKCACLRAVLEFLYTGHFTPTPDLDAMELLVLTNRLCLPRLQALTVCCGRAAPSLRAAGGDRRAGDHLPGDDSVPQRPAAGSMVPALHLHQLQQRLPPLPQGDEVHGAREQGALRAAPLAAHLVPEGGGSVPALEEGAGPGGAAAAEAAHPQQVVLLAPLAPRLLSPAVLLVPC; this is encoded by the exons ATGGATATTGATCTGGACTATGAGAGACCCAATGTCGAGACCATTAAGTGTGTGGTTGTCGGGGATAACGCCGTGGGCAAGACACGCCTCATCTGTGCCAGGGCCTGCAATGCCACCCTCACCCAGTACCAGCTGCTGGCCACCCATGTGCCAACCGTCTGGGCCATCGACCAGTACCGCGTGTGCCAGGAG GTGCTGGAGCGCTCCCGGGACGTGGTGGACGAAGTCAGCGTGTCTCTGCGGCTCTGGGACACCTTTGGGGACCACCACAAGGACAGGCGCTTTGCCTACGGCAG gTCGGATGTGGTGGTTCTCTGCTTCTCCCTGGCGAACCCCAACTCCCTGCGCCATGTGAAGACCATGTGGTACCCGGAGATCAAACACTTCTGCCCACGGACACCCATCGTGCTGGTAGGGTGCCAGCTGGACCTACGCTATGCCGACCTGGAGGCAGTCAACCGTGCCCGGCGCCCGCTGGCCAA GCCCATCAGACCCACGGACATCCTGCCGCCCGAGCGGGGCCACGAGGTGGCCAAGGACCTGGGGGTGCCGTACTACGAGACCAGCGTGGTGGCGCAGTTTGGCGTCAAGGATGTCTTTGACAACGCCATCCGCGCCGCCCTCATCTCCCGCCGCCACCTGCAGTTCTGGAAGTCCCACCTGAAGAAGATGCAGAGGCCCTTGCTGCAGgcacccttcctgccccccaagccgCCCCCGCCTGTCATCCACATCCCGGACCCCCCCACCAGCGGTGGCCAGGGCCCTGCCgccctcttctgcaccccccTCTGTGCTGATGTGGTCTTCCAGCTGCAGGGGGGGCACAGTGTCTTCGCCCATCGTGTCTACCTGGCCACGTCCTGCTCCAAGTTCTACGACCTCTTCACCCTGGCGGGGTCGGCGAGCCAGGCCCAGGAGCCCTGTGGTGTGGAGCGACGGGCGGCCAAGGAGCCGGCTGCCAGGACTAAGAGCCTGGAGATGGAGAAGGGCCTCCTGGGCgatggggcccaggccccactcaGGACTTCGCAGAGTGACGATCCCCTGCGGTTGGTGCCGGGCgagggccagcagctcccaggggccgggggccaggagctgtcgggctggggccggggctttGTCAGCATGCAGCTGGAGTTGGTTCAGGACCCCGTGACCCAGCGGGAGAGGCAGATGACGGTGGTGTACATGGACTGCCTGGTCCAGCCGGGGCCCTTCCGCGCGGTGCTGGAGTATCTGTACACGGGCCACCTGGACCAGGGCCGCGCAGACCTCATGCAGGTGGCCACCATCGCCGAGCTGCTGGAGGTCTTCGACCTGCGCATGATGGTGGCCAACGTGCTGAACAAGGAGAGTTTCATGAATCAAGAGATCACCAAAGCCTTCCATGTGCGCCGTGCCAACCGCATCAAGGAGTGCCTGGGCAAGGGCGTCTTTGCGG ACGTTGTGTTCCTGGTGGATGATGGGTCGGTGCCGGCCCACAAGCCGCTGCTCATCGCGGGCTGTGACTGGATGGTGGCCATGTTCTGTGGCAACTTCCGGGAGAGCTACGCCCCGGAg gtctccctgcctggcaccaaGTGCGCCTGCCTGCGCGCTGTCCTGGAGTTCCTCTACACCGGGCATTTCACCCCCACTCCCGACCTGGACGCCATGGAACTCCTGGTCTTAACCAACCGCCTGTGTCTGCCCCGGCTGCAGGCGCTCACAG TATGCTGTGGACGAGCTGCTCCGAGCCTACGTGCAGCAGGTGGAGATCGACGAGCAGGTGATCATCTACCTGGAGATGACTCAG TTCCACAACGCCCAGCAGCTGGCAGCATGGTGCCTGCACTACATCTGCACCAACTACAACAGCGTCtgccgccgcttccccagggagATGAAGTACATGGCGCCAG AGAACAAGGCGCACTTCGAGCGGCACCGCTGGCCGCCCATCTGGTAcctgaaggaggaggatctgtaCCTGCGCTCGAAGAAGGAGCGGGACctggaggagcagctgctgcGGAAGCAGCACACCCGCAGCAAGTGGTGCTTCTGGCGCCCCTCGCCCCACGTCTCCTGAGCCCTGCCGTGCTGCTTGTGCCTTGCTGA
- the LOC123371536 gene encoding rho-related BTB domain-containing protein 2-like isoform X2, giving the protein MDIDLDYERPNVETIKCVVVGDNAVGKTRLICARACNATLTQYQLLATHVPTVWAIDQYRVCQEVLERSRDVVDEVSVSLRLWDTFGDHHKDRRFAYGRSDVVVLCFSLANPNSLRHVKTMWYPEIKHFCPRTPIVLVGCQLDLRYADLEAVNRARRPLAKPIRPTDILPPERGHEVAKDLGVPYYETSVVAQFGVKDVFDNAIRAALISRRHLQFWKSHLKKMQRPLLQAPFLPPKPPPPVIHIPDPPTSGGQGPAALFCTPLCADVVFQLQGGHSVFAHRVYLATSCSKFYDLFTLAGSASQAQEPCGVERRAAKEPAARTKSLEMEKGLLGDGAQAPLRTSQSDDPLRLVPGEGQQLPGAGGQELSGWGRGFVSMQLELVQDPVTQRERQMTVVYMDCLVQPGPFRAVLEYLYTGHLDQGRADLMQVATIAELLEVFDLRMMVANVLNKESFMNQEITKAFHVRRANRIKECLGKGVFADVVFLVDDGSVPAHKPLLIAGCDWMVAMFCGNFRESYAPEVSLPGTKCACLRAVLEFLYTGHFTPTPDLDAMELLVLTNRLCLPRLQALTEQYAVDELLRAYVQQVEIDEQVIIYLEMTQFHNAQQLAAWCLHYICTNYNSVCRRFPREMKYMAPENKAHFERHRWPPIWYLKEEDLYLRSKKERDLEEQLLRKQHTRSKWCFWRPSPHVS; this is encoded by the exons ATGGATATTGATCTGGACTATGAGAGACCCAATGTCGAGACCATTAAGTGTGTGGTTGTCGGGGATAACGCCGTGGGCAAGACACGCCTCATCTGTGCCAGGGCCTGCAATGCCACCCTCACCCAGTACCAGCTGCTGGCCACCCATGTGCCAACCGTCTGGGCCATCGACCAGTACCGCGTGTGCCAGGAG GTGCTGGAGCGCTCCCGGGACGTGGTGGACGAAGTCAGCGTGTCTCTGCGGCTCTGGGACACCTTTGGGGACCACCACAAGGACAGGCGCTTTGCCTACGGCAG gTCGGATGTGGTGGTTCTCTGCTTCTCCCTGGCGAACCCCAACTCCCTGCGCCATGTGAAGACCATGTGGTACCCGGAGATCAAACACTTCTGCCCACGGACACCCATCGTGCTGGTAGGGTGCCAGCTGGACCTACGCTATGCCGACCTGGAGGCAGTCAACCGTGCCCGGCGCCCGCTGGCCAA GCCCATCAGACCCACGGACATCCTGCCGCCCGAGCGGGGCCACGAGGTGGCCAAGGACCTGGGGGTGCCGTACTACGAGACCAGCGTGGTGGCGCAGTTTGGCGTCAAGGATGTCTTTGACAACGCCATCCGCGCCGCCCTCATCTCCCGCCGCCACCTGCAGTTCTGGAAGTCCCACCTGAAGAAGATGCAGAGGCCCTTGCTGCAGgcacccttcctgccccccaagccgCCCCCGCCTGTCATCCACATCCCGGACCCCCCCACCAGCGGTGGCCAGGGCCCTGCCgccctcttctgcaccccccTCTGTGCTGATGTGGTCTTCCAGCTGCAGGGGGGGCACAGTGTCTTCGCCCATCGTGTCTACCTGGCCACGTCCTGCTCCAAGTTCTACGACCTCTTCACCCTGGCGGGGTCGGCGAGCCAGGCCCAGGAGCCCTGTGGTGTGGAGCGACGGGCGGCCAAGGAGCCGGCTGCCAGGACTAAGAGCCTGGAGATGGAGAAGGGCCTCCTGGGCgatggggcccaggccccactcaGGACTTCGCAGAGTGACGATCCCCTGCGGTTGGTGCCGGGCgagggccagcagctcccaggggccgggggccaggagctgtcgggctggggccggggctttGTCAGCATGCAGCTGGAGTTGGTTCAGGACCCCGTGACCCAGCGGGAGAGGCAGATGACGGTGGTGTACATGGACTGCCTGGTCCAGCCGGGGCCCTTCCGCGCGGTGCTGGAGTATCTGTACACGGGCCACCTGGACCAGGGCCGCGCAGACCTCATGCAGGTGGCCACCATCGCCGAGCTGCTGGAGGTCTTCGACCTGCGCATGATGGTGGCCAACGTGCTGAACAAGGAGAGTTTCATGAATCAAGAGATCACCAAAGCCTTCCATGTGCGCCGTGCCAACCGCATCAAGGAGTGCCTGGGCAAGGGCGTCTTTGCGG ACGTTGTGTTCCTGGTGGATGATGGGTCGGTGCCGGCCCACAAGCCGCTGCTCATCGCGGGCTGTGACTGGATGGTGGCCATGTTCTGTGGCAACTTCCGGGAGAGCTACGCCCCGGAg gtctccctgcctggcaccaaGTGCGCCTGCCTGCGCGCTGTCCTGGAGTTCCTCTACACCGGGCATTTCACCCCCACTCCCGACCTGGACGCCATGGAACTCCTGGTCTTAACCAACCGCCTGTGTCTGCCCCGGCTGCAGGCGCTCACAG AGCAGTATGCTGTGGACGAGCTGCTCCGAGCCTACGTGCAGCAGGTGGAGATCGACGAGCAGGTGATCATCTACCTGGAGATGACTCAG TTCCACAACGCCCAGCAGCTGGCAGCATGGTGCCTGCACTACATCTGCACCAACTACAACAGCGTCtgccgccgcttccccagggagATGAAGTACATGGCGCCAG AGAACAAGGCGCACTTCGAGCGGCACCGCTGGCCGCCCATCTGGTAcctgaaggaggaggatctgtaCCTGCGCTCGAAGAAGGAGCGGGACctggaggagcagctgctgcGGAAGCAGCACACCCGCAGCAAGTGGTGCTTCTGGCGCCCCTCGCCCCACGTCTCCTGA